CACCACCGCGGAGCGCGTCGTCGAGCTCAACACCCGCAAGAACCTCGTCGGCGGCATCGCGGCCGGCTCGCTGCGGTCCGCGAACGCGCACTACGCGAACATGCTCCTCGCGTTCTACCTCGCCACCGGCCAGGACGCCGCGAACATCGTCGAGGGCTCCCAGGGCATCACCTACGCCGAGGCCCGCGGCGAGGACCTGTACTTCTCCTGCACGCTGCCGAACCTCATCGTGGGGACCGTCGGCAACGGCAAGGACCTGCCCGTCGTCGAGGACGCCATGGAGCGCCTCGGCTGCCGGGAGGACCGCGAGCCGGGCGCCAACGCCCGGCGGCTCGCCGCGCTCATCGCGGCGAGCGTGCTGTGCGGCGAGCTGTCGCTCATGGCCGCGCAGACCAACCCCGGCGAGCTCATGGCCGCGCACCTGCGGCTCGAGCGTCGCCGCCAGGACGCCGGGAGCGTCGCGTGAACACCCTTCCCACCCCCGGCCCGACCCACGAGGCGACGATGATCGGCATCAGCGACCTGTCCCTGGCCACCGGCCACCACGTGCTCGACCTGGCGCACCTCGCCCAGGCCAACGGCACCGACCCCGCGAAGTACCGGGTCGGCCTCGGCCAGGACGAGATGAGCGTCCTGGCGCCCGACGAGGACGTCGTCACGCTCGCCGCCGCCGCCGCGCTGCCCGTCGTGCAGCGTCACGGCACCGACCGGATCCGCACCCTGCTGGTCGCCACCGAGTCCGGCGTCGACCAGTCGAAGTCCGTCGGCGTGTGGGTCCACCGCCTCCTCGGTCTGCCGTCGTCCGTGCGCACCGTCGAGCTCAAGCAGGCGTGCTACGGCGGCGCCGCCGCGCTCCAGGCCGCGCTCGGCATCGTCGCGCGCGACCCGCGCCAGCAGGTGCTCGTCGTCGCCACGGACGTCGCCCGCTACGACGTCGAGACCGCCGCCGAGCCCACCCAGGGTGCCGGCGCCGTCGCGATGCTCGTCGAGGCCGACCCCGCGCTCGTCGCGATCGACCCCGTGTCCGGCGTGCACACCTCCGACGTCGACGACTTCTGGCGCCCCAACGACCACGCCTCCGCCGTGGTCGACGGCCGCCTGTCCGTGTCGGCCTACCTCGACGCCCTCACCGGCGCCTGGGACGACTACCGCGCCCAGGGCGGTCACCCGATCGAGGACATCGCCCGGTTCTGCTACCACCAGCCGTTCACGCGGATGGCGACCAAGGCGCACCGCAAGCTCGCCCAGCACACCGGCGTCGACCTGGACGAGGTGCTGCTCGAGCCCACCACCCGCTACAACCGGCGGCTCGGCAACTCCTACACGGCGTCCCTGTGGGCCGCGCTGACGGCCCTGCTCGACGACCCCACCGACCTGACCGGGGAGCGCATCGCGCTGTTCTCCTACGGCTCCGGCGCCGTCGGGGAGCTCATCACCGGCGTCGTGCGCGACGGCTACCGCGCGCACCTGCGCGCCG
This Isoptericola jiangsuensis DNA region includes the following protein-coding sequences:
- a CDS encoding hydroxymethylglutaryl-CoA synthase encodes the protein MNTLPTPGPTHEATMIGISDLSLATGHHVLDLAHLAQANGTDPAKYRVGLGQDEMSVLAPDEDVVTLAAAAALPVVQRHGTDRIRTLLVATESGVDQSKSVGVWVHRLLGLPSSVRTVELKQACYGGAAALQAALGIVARDPRQQVLVVATDVARYDVETAAEPTQGAGAVAMLVEADPALVAIDPVSGVHTSDVDDFWRPNDHASAVVDGRLSVSAYLDALTGAWDDYRAQGGHPIEDIARFCYHQPFTRMATKAHRKLAQHTGVDLDEVLLEPTTRYNRRLGNSYTASLWAALTALLDDPTDLTGERIALFSYGSGAVGELITGVVRDGYRAHLRADDNARSLDERKPVDLATYRALHAAAGARGSEDHDVPVSTSAPFRFAGVRGLARRYEGGAQA